The genomic interval TTAGGGTTCAGTTCGAACATGTGACTGTTGTTGTAAGTTAGAGATGCTAATAAGAACAGTGATAACTTCAGCTATGGCTCTTGCCATTCCAAGTTTCTGgatgagttttgaatttttttctcttatgcTAACAAGCACAGTGATAACTTGAGCAATGGCTGATGTCTTTCCAAGTTTTggattaattttgatttttttctcataatttggTAAGGTTTGTCTTGTTTATGGTggcaatgaatttaattaatgagTGAAGTGAATAGGAATCTTGctactataaattaaaattgtcaatATCTGTCATGAGCTTGTTAGCCTCAAACCATGAAGGAGTGGATGCGTTGAAGTTTGTAACACTCTCTCTGCATAAAAGAATAAGTGATCTAAACCGAGGTTTGAGGTTGATGGGGGTAggagaatataaaattaaaatgatgcAGTTTGCACTATATGCTATTCCTCACTGAAGGAACCCTGCCATTAGgggggaaaaaaattaaaatatatgccAACCAATGTACTTATGTTATGAGAACAGGTCCTTTGTTGATATCGAAGGAAACTGAAACCCAGTATCTTGCCATCCTGACGTGCAATTGTTGGCTCTACTCCTTCAATCAACTTTATACTGTTCCTTCATATGTATCTTTCGGATTCTCTTTATCTCCCTACAGCTACTGAATGGGGCTCTGGATGTTGAAACTATATGTTTAGCCATTATGGCCTTCATATAAATAAGTGCTCTCCCATTCCTTGTTAATCTGCAGATGCAATTTTATGCTCAAGTCCCAATCTTTATCTGAAATTCACCATTTCCCTTGGCTTATATATCTTCAGAATGATGacacaacaaaatgaaaagatgtGTCAGGCACTGttcactttattttttgttttagcaTATAACAATTCGAACTAGCCCTGTTTTTCCGTGAAATTAATCATGCTATACTCGTTGGTTCCCCTTGATGCAGAAATCAGGGCATTAGAGCCAGGTTGGACTGCTGAAGTTGTTGGTAGAGGACTCAGATCATAGAAGTTTGAGACTCTTTTCGAGTTCATTTCCAGGAGAGTAATGACCACGGGTTTAACAAGAAAACAAGATTGAGGGTTTTTAGCAGTTATAGTGTTACTTTCCGTGTCTAATTGAAGTCGGGTCTTTCTGCATGCCGCTTTCTAGTTGATTTTGCAGTGGAtagtgttttttgtttttctgtgGGTGTGTTATATCTGTTGCTGTATTTGGAAGTCATAACATAGAATTTACAAAGTTTCAGTTTTAGATTTGCATATGCTCGTCCCTTTCATCCATGTTTTTGCCTTGTGTAATCTGTGGTTCCTATGATTCAGTTTCCATTTTTTCTCTCGTGGCAAGCCTGTTTGCTCTCTGATGCAACCAGTTATTATGCTAATTGATGCTCGGATCTACAGTGTGGTCGTCTTGTCATTGATTTTGTTCTTAAGAAGGGATAAGACTTGATTGGTAGGAGATTCTTCCATGCTAGGTTTTGAACTAAGGTTTGTGAacggaaagaaaaatgaatcatGCTATGTTTGCAACTATTCATGGATTAAGGCAAGGGTCGATTTTGTGGTAGCCCTTACCCCTTATTTTGTAAAGGGACAATTTTTATAACTAGAATCCATCGCACCATAACAATATCAATTGGAAATCATGTTCTTTGTACATTATTTATTCAACGAAAATGCAATCTCACCACACCAAACATAAAGACAGTCCGCCAATCCGAGGAATTTTGTACAAATGGAGATGagctgaaaaaaaataaatgaacagAAAAGAGCACACAACTCAAATCTTCAAGTTCTCATATCCTATGGATGACTGCAATGTACAGAAGCTGTGTAGCCGAAAGAATAATTAGGAAGGCTTCCATTGTTCTCTGCAAAACAGAgccatttgtttgtttgttatcCTCCAAATGATgtgaaataaagaagaaaagataaacACGGTAAGATCTTGGCTTCCTTACCAAACGTGCATTCCTGATTTCCTGCTGAATCTCTTTGCAGGCAAAGCTGCAGGATCAACACTTTCTAGTTAGTTGAAAAGGTTCAAAGGCCAGTTCAAAATCTGATTTGAGatattaaggcttgtgatgttGCAATGATGTTAAGCTTAACGAAAGcaagaacaaaattaaaagtgtaGTTTCATGGAAACTACTTACCCCATGGCAAGAACAGTAAGACTCCAAGCAATGGTGGCGGCAGAAGCAGCGGCTGGCAAGCTATCGGAGTTCCAGAACCGGAGGTGGCTGAGACCAGCAATGAGAGAGGCGGCACCAACCACACCGGCGAGAAGAGAAAAGACTACAAGGAATCCGGTGGCAGCATTTCCCATCGGGAAGAATATCGGAGAAAAATGTGCTGGCAGATTGAATCCCGGACCTATTAAAACCATATACAAATGTTTAGTCAGTACTACAAATGCTAAGGAATAAAACACAGCCTAATTCCATGCAATTAGGATCAAGACTTATTAACTTGTCCTATATATGTAATGAAAAAAGGCATTTTACCTATGATGAAGCCGTGATCAATGGCTCGGTTCATCGCCCAGCCACCGATGCCCAGAACTATGACATACATGCAGAAGTTGAGGACTAGTAGCAGCGATGCCACCGGCCTGAGCTGCTGGCCGGCCATTTGAGCTGTGGAGGGCTGGTTTTGGAGGGCTTGAGGATCCTAAAGTGACTAAGGAATGGAAGGTTTGGTGCAGATTCATGTGTTTTGTGCAGGTGAGGGGtgtatttataataattatataatatgggGATGGATGAGTTGGAAGGTTTTGGTTCTTTTCTTGCAGGTCAGTTGTTCCGAACTGGAACGACGTTGATTGATACTTTTTATTTCTGGGGAAGGAAGGAAAATGCTTATTCTTTGTTGCCTCCTATTTCTTGGCTATTGTTTTATGCAATTGCTGCATTTTTCTACCATGGTTTTGTTCCAATGCCCAGCTTTCCTGTTTGAGGTGGGAAAATGGCATGCTCTGTCACTCAAAAGATGAGCTTATTCAACCATCTAAGCTCAAAAGATGAGCTTGAACTTCGCTTTTTagttgaaatttgaatttaaattttacgtTCAATTTTTTTACCTCTCAAATTGTTTAAATGACTTCAGAtcataaaatttacaaaattaatgaCGCTATGTGATcaaattctaattaaaaaaatatcttaaaatacGTAACCCTAACCTAATGTACCTTTCTTCATTTGAAGTTTCCCTttaaagagggaaaaaaaaatacttactTACATGTCAAATTGTGTGAGGGTGCACTAGAACATGTCAAGCCATGCGTGGAGCAGGGCTGTGCCTTGTATCCGAATTAAAAGACTAAGACATTATATTCTTTTGTTCACGAACACAAATTCATCAATGTTTTGGGATTACAAATtattaacaaatttaataaatatcataatattGTTGAGTCTATTTAAAAGCAGATGATTAAGATAGCTGGATTTGAAATCTTTGCATGGCAAAGAACGCCATGGATTCTTGGAGAAGAAGTTATTCACGCAAAGAATGAACAAAGTTGAATTGGGCTTTTGTTGCTTTTAGAGACTGAAGATTGCAATGATGCATCATAGCTATTTTATGCAAACTTTTCCAGC from Diospyros lotus cultivar Yz01 chromosome 8, ASM1463336v1, whole genome shotgun sequence carries:
- the LOC127808112 gene encoding membrane protein PM19L-like isoform X1 — encoded protein: MAGQQLRPVASLLLVLNFCMYVIVLGIGGWAMNRAIDHGFIIGPGFNLPAHFSPIFFPMGNAATGFLVVFSLLAGVVGAASLIAGLSHLRFWNSDSLPAAASAATIAWSLTVLAMGFACKEIQQEIRNARLVRKPRSYRVYLFFFISHHLEDNKQTNGSVLQRTMEAFLIILSATQLLYIAVIHRI
- the LOC127808112 gene encoding membrane protein PM19L-like isoform X2, whose amino-acid sequence is MAGQQLRPVASLLLVLNFCMYVIVLGIGGWAMNRAIDHGFIIGPGFNLPAHFSPIFFPMGNAATGFLVVFSLLAGVVGAASLIAGLSHLRFWNSDSLPAAASAATIAWSLTVLAMGFACKEIQQEIRNARLRTMEAFLIILSATQLLYIAVIHRI